Proteins encoded in a region of the Vicia villosa cultivar HV-30 ecotype Madison, WI linkage group LG5, Vvil1.0, whole genome shotgun sequence genome:
- the LOC131607887 gene encoding probable glutathione S-transferase, producing MMENQDVKLLNFLLSPVGRRVEWALKLKGVDYEYIEEDIFNKSNLLLELNPVHKKVPVLVHGKKSIAESLVILEYIDETWKQCPLMPLHPYERSRARFWAKLSDEKLVWASWKAMVRKGEEGERALEEAKEVMEKFEEEINGKKFFGGNNIGYLDLALGWITCWLPIWEEIGAMQVLDPLKCPSISSWKINFLNHPIIKNNLPPKDKMIVYYRRYIE from the exons ATGATGGAAAACCAAGATGTGAAGCTGCTTAACTTTTTATTGAGTCCAGTTGGTAGAAGAGTTGAATGGGCTCTAAAGCTCAAAGGTGTTGATTATGAGTATATAGaagaagatatcttcaacaaaagcAATCTCCTTTTGGAATTGAACCCGGTTCATAAAAAAGTTCCGGTTCTTGTTCATGGCAAGAAATCAATTGCAGAGTCATTGGTTATTCTTGAATACATTGATGAAACATGGAAGCAATGTCCTTTGATGCCCCTCCATCCTTATGAAAGATCTCGTGCTCGATTTTGGGCTAAGTTATCGGATGAGAAG CTTGTGTGGGCTTCATGGAAAGCAATGGTAAGGAAAGGGGAAGAAGGGGAAAGGGCCCTAGAGGAAGCAAAAGAAGTAATGGAGAAGTTTGAAGAGGAGATAAATGGAAAGAAATTCTTTGGAGGGAACAATATTGGGTATCTTGATCTTGCTCTTGGATGGATCACTTGTTGGCTTCCAATTTGGGAGGAAATTGGGGCAATGCAGGTACTTGACCCATTAAAATGTCCATCCATCTCTTCATGGAAGATCAACTTTCTGAATCATCCTATCATTAAAAACAACTTGCCACCAAAGGATAAAATGATTGTATATTATCGTCGTTACATAGAATAG